The following proteins come from a genomic window of Corallococcus sp. NCRR:
- a CDS encoding M28 family metallopeptidase — protein MKRVSSAATLALFVSSGVFAAEAPASKPQVGEDRWWKHVEVLASDAMEGRDTGSKGYATAAGYVSKELAALGVKPMLKTGFLQPMALQSRRLIESKSSVALVKDGKTLPLVQGEDVVLSSRQGDNGTVDAPLVFVGYGLSIPELGHDDYAGLDLKGKVVVMLQGGPGNIPGPVKSHFSSWEERLKVLKAAGVVGVVYLQNPKLLELPWERIVGSAKNPTVVFADPSLNEARGLKVSVVANVAQSQKWLEGAPHTYEELVALANADKPLPKFDLPLRLKAKLAFDVKPLKSMNVVGVMPGTDPVLSKEYVVLSAHLDHVGVGAPVKGDRIYNGAMDNASGVAAVLEVARQLHAQQEKPKRSVVFALVTGEEKGLLGSKYFASRPPVPITSIVADFNLDMFMPHWPFTSVVAHGKDESSLAVPLAEVAAKLDVQVLQDPEPDRNLFVRSDQYSFIREGVPALFFKFGYTPDSEEQKVFKQWLTERYHAPSDDLSQQPVDHAGAARFITFLTALTNAVADAPGRPYWNDDSFFRRFAKPAPKQDQEAAPAP, from the coding sequence GCACGTGGAGGTGCTCGCCAGTGACGCGATGGAGGGGCGCGACACGGGCAGCAAGGGCTACGCGACGGCCGCGGGCTACGTGTCCAAGGAGCTGGCCGCGCTGGGCGTGAAGCCGATGCTGAAGACGGGCTTCCTCCAGCCCATGGCGCTGCAGTCGCGCCGCCTCATCGAGTCGAAGTCCAGCGTCGCGCTGGTGAAGGACGGCAAGACGCTGCCGCTGGTGCAGGGCGAGGACGTCGTGCTGTCGTCCCGGCAGGGTGACAACGGCACCGTGGACGCGCCGCTGGTGTTCGTGGGCTACGGCCTGTCCATCCCCGAGCTGGGCCACGACGACTACGCGGGCCTGGACCTGAAGGGCAAGGTGGTGGTGATGCTCCAGGGCGGGCCGGGGAACATCCCCGGGCCGGTGAAGTCGCACTTCTCCTCGTGGGAGGAGCGGCTGAAGGTGCTCAAGGCGGCGGGGGTCGTGGGGGTCGTGTACCTCCAGAACCCGAAGCTGCTGGAGCTGCCATGGGAGCGCATCGTGGGCTCCGCGAAGAACCCCACGGTGGTGTTCGCGGATCCGTCGCTCAACGAGGCGCGCGGGTTGAAGGTGTCGGTGGTGGCGAACGTGGCACAGTCACAGAAGTGGCTGGAGGGCGCGCCGCACACCTACGAGGAGCTGGTGGCGCTGGCCAACGCGGACAAGCCGCTGCCGAAGTTCGACCTGCCGCTGCGCCTGAAGGCGAAGCTGGCCTTCGACGTGAAGCCGCTCAAGTCCATGAACGTGGTGGGCGTGATGCCCGGCACGGATCCGGTGCTGTCGAAGGAGTACGTGGTGCTCAGCGCGCACCTGGACCACGTGGGCGTGGGCGCGCCGGTGAAGGGGGACCGCATCTACAACGGCGCCATGGACAACGCGTCCGGCGTGGCGGCGGTGCTGGAGGTCGCTCGGCAGCTGCATGCGCAGCAGGAGAAGCCGAAGCGCTCGGTGGTGTTCGCGCTGGTGACGGGGGAGGAGAAGGGGCTGCTCGGGTCGAAATACTTCGCGTCCCGGCCGCCGGTGCCCATCACCTCCATCGTGGCGGACTTCAACCTGGACATGTTCATGCCCCACTGGCCGTTCACCTCCGTGGTGGCGCACGGCAAGGACGAGTCCTCGCTCGCGGTGCCGCTGGCGGAGGTGGCGGCGAAGCTGGACGTGCAGGTGCTTCAGGATCCGGAGCCGGACCGCAACCTGTTCGTGCGCAGCGATCAGTACTCGTTCATCCGCGAGGGCGTGCCCGCGCTGTTCTTCAAGTTCGGCTACACGCCGGATTCGGAGGAGCAGAAGGTGTTCAAGCAGTGGCTGACCGAGCGCTACCACGCGCCGTCGGATGACCTGTCGCAGCAGCCCGTGGACCACGCGGGCGCCGCGCGCTTCATCACCTTCCTGACCGCGCTGACGAACGCGGTGGCGGACGCCCCCGGCCGGCCGTACTGGAACGACGACAGCTTCTTCCGCCGCTTCGCGAAGCCGGCGCCGAAGCAGGATCAGGAGGCGGCTCCGGCCCCGTGA